The following are encoded together in the Apodemus sylvaticus chromosome 11, mApoSyl1.1, whole genome shotgun sequence genome:
- the LOC127696368 gene encoding PRAME family member 8-like codes for MSIQTAATLKKLAIQSLVRDEALAISSLEDLPSVLFPALFKEAFSGRQTKLIKAMLAAWPFPCLPVGALMKTPKLEMLQAVLDGIDMRLTKGFHPSRGKLQVLDLRNVHHAFWNIWAGIEDDSCSSEPLDEKPVVKVLPRYAVRRQLKVVAELCLRPRLDEAQAAFLKWAQQRKDFLHLCCAKMKIWAMPMDFISKILNIFHPEHIEELELNTQWNLYKLAEFASCFGQMRNLCKLFLAPLYKNVFKIANRTGDREEQSIQEFISVFSKFNCLQHLSMSGVHFLKDHMNQVLRHLMTPLSSLSVTHYQLSQSDLDSFSHCQSVFQLKHLEMRGVVLTDLDLMPMKCLLQKVADTLETLDFRGCRVKDSQLIALLPALTHCSQLTKINFYNNCFSMPILKDLLEHTVNWSKMNVEQYPAPLECYDRLAHVSRVRFAQLCLQLLETLRAIRQPKNISFATDNCPKCGERCVYGQGARFCFCWH; via the exons atgagtattcagaccgcagccacactcaagaagctggcaattcagtctctggtgagagatgaggctttggccatatcctctctggaggatctcccctctgtactcttcccagcactgttcaaggaggctttcagtggcagacaaaccaagctcataaaggcaatgttggcagcctggcctttcccctgtctccctgtggggGCATTGATGAAGACGCCTAAACTGGAAATGTTGCAAGCTGTGCTAGATGGAATAGACATGCGACTGACTAAAGGGTTTCACCCCAG CAGGGGAAAACTTCAGGTTCTGGACCTGAGGAATGTGCACCATGCCTTTTGGAACATATGGGCTGGTATAGAGGACGAtagctgttcttcagagcccttggatgagaagccagtagtgaaggtccttcccagatatgcagtgaggaggcagctgaaggtggtagctgagttgtgcctcaggccacgccttgatgaagcacaagcagccttcttgaagtgggcccagcagagaaaggacttcctacatttgtgttgtgcaaagatgaagatctgggctatgcccatggactttatcagcaagatcttgaatatatttcatccagagcatattgaggaattggaactgaacactcagtggaatttgtacaagctggccgaatttgcttcctgctttgggcagatgagaaatctttgcaaactcttcctggcacccctctacaagaacgtcttcaagattgccaataggacaggagacagagaagagcagtctatccaggagttcatatctgtcttctccaaattcaattgtctccagcatctctccatgagtggtgtccatttcctcaaagaccacatgaatcaggtcctcag gcacctgatgacgccactgagctccctttctgtcactcactaccaactttcacagtcagacttggattccttctcccactgccagagtgtctttcagctaaaacatctggaaatgagaGGTGTGGTTCTAACAGATTTGGATCTGATGCCTATGAAATGTCTCCTCCAAAAGGTGGCAGATACTCTAGAAACTCTGGATTTTCGGGGATGTAGGGTGAAGGACTCCCAGCTCATTGCCCTCCTACCTGCCCTCACACATTGCTCTCAGCTCACCAAGATCAACTTCTACAACAATTGCTTCTCCATGCCCATCCTGAAGGACCTTTTGGAGCACACAGTCAACTGGAGCAAGATGAATGTGGAACAataccctgcccctctggagtgctatgataggttggctcatgtctccagagtaagatttgcccaactttgtctgcagctcctggaaactctcagggcaataaggcagcccaagaacatctcctttgctacagataattgtcctaaatgtggtgagcgctgtgtctatggccaaggtgcgagattttgtttttgctggcactGA
- the LOC127696483 gene encoding PRAME family member 8-like, with protein sequence MSIQTAATLKKLAIQSLVRDEALAISSLEDLPSVLFPALFKEAFSGRQTKLIKAMLAAWPFPCLPVGALMKTPKLEMLQAVLDGIDMRLTKGFHPSRGKLQVLDLRNVHHAFWNIWAGIEDDSCSSEPLDEKPVVKVLPRYAVRRQLKVVAELCLRPRLDEAQAAFLKWAQQRKDFLHLCCAKMKIWAMPMDFLSKILNIFHPEHIEELELNTQWNLYKLAEFASCFGQMRNLCKLFLAPLYKNVFKIANRTGDREEQSIQEFISVFSKFNCLQHLSMSGVHFLKDHMNQVLRHLMTPLSSLSVTHYQLSQSDLDSFSHCQSVFQLKHLEMRGVVLTDLDLMPMKCLLQKVADTLETLDFRGCRVKDSQLIALLPALTHCSQLTKINFYNNCFSMPILKDLLEHTVNWSKMNVEQYPAPLECYDRLAHVSRVRFAQLCLQLLETLRAIRQPKNISFATDNCPKCGERCVYGQGARFCFCWH encoded by the exons atgagtattcagaccgcagccacactcaagaagctggcaattcagtctctggtgagagatgaggctttggccatatcctctctggaggatctcccctctgtactcttcccagcactgttcaaggaggctttcagtggcagacaaaccaagctcataaaggcaatgttggcagcctggcctttcccctgtctccctgtggggGCATTGATGAAGACGCCTAAACTGGAAATGTTGCAAGCTGTGCTAGATGGAATAGACATGCGACTGACTAAAGGGTTTCACCCCAG CAGGGGAAAACTTCAGGTTCTGGACCTGAGGAATGTGCACCATGCCTTTTGGAACATATGGGCTGGTATAGAGGACGAtagctgttcttcagagcccttggatgagaagccagtagtgaaggtccttcccagatatgcagtgaggaggcagctgaaggtggtagctgagttgtgcctcaggccacgccttgatgaagcacaagcagccttcttgaagtgggcccagcagagaaaggactTCCTACATTTGTGTTGTGCAAAGATGAAGATCTGGGCTATGCCCATGGACTTTCTCAGCAagatcttgaatatatttcatccagagcatattgaggaattggaactgaacactcagtggaatttgtacaagctggccgaatttgcttcctgctttgggcagatgagaaatctttgcaaactcttcctggcacccctctacaagaacgtcttcaagattgccaataggacaggagacagagaagagcagtctatccaggagttcatatctgtcttctccaaattcaattgtctccagcatctctccatgagtggtgtccatttcctcaaagaccacatgaatcaggtcctcag gcacctgatgacgccactgagctccctttctgtcactcactaccaactttcacagtcagacttggattccttctcccactgccagagtgtctttcagctaaaacatctggaaatgagaGGTGTGGTTCTAACAGATTTGGATCTGATGCCTATGAAATGTCTCCTCCAAAAGGTGGCAGATACTCTAGAAACTCTGGATTTTCGGGGATGTAGGGTGAAGGACTCCCAGCTCATTGCCCTCCTACCTGCCCTCACACATTGCTCTCAGCTCACCAAGATCAACTTCTACAACAATTGCTTCTCCATGCCCATCCTGAAGGACCTTTTGGAGCACACAGTCAACTGGAGCAAGATGAATGTGGAACAataccctgcccctctggagtgctatgataggttggctcatgtctccagagtaagatttgcccaactttgtctgcagctcctggaaactctcagggcaataaggcagcccaagaacatctcctttgctacagataattgtcctaaatgtggtgagcgctgtgtctatggccaaggtgcgagattttgtttttgctggcactGA